The DNA segment GAGCCTGCCGCAACTGGCCTCCATCCGCCAGGCGGTGGACATTCCGATGGACCTGCACATCTACCTGGCGGAATCCTTCGGCGGGTACAACCGCTTCTACGACGGGGCCGAGATGGCGCGGGTCTGCGCGCCCTGCTACTTCAAGATAGAACCCGGGCCTGCCTGCGCCGCCGGGCCGGGGGCGCTGTACAAGCCCTGGACCAGCCCCCAGGCCCTGGCCGACTTCGCCCGCGAGAAGGTGAAGTACGCGGAGATCATCCACACCCTAATCCAGGAGAACCAGCCCGACCTCATCCTGTCCAAACAGGGCTGCAAGGGTCTGGCCATACCGAAACCGTAGCCTGTCCTATCGTTCCCCGCGGGCGCGCAGAATGCCGGACGCGGCCATCGGGTGGGCCGCCGGTATCCTCTGCGCGCCGTGCGAGACACCAAAAACGGAGGTTCCCGAATGCCTGCAAAACTGCCGTGGCTGCGGGGCGTCTTCCCCGCGCTGGTAACGCCTTTCACCAAGGACGAGGAGGTGGACGAGGCGGCGCTGCGCGCGCTGGTGCGCCACCTGCTGCCCCACGTGGACGGGTTCGTCCCCTGCGGCACCACGGGCGAATTTCCGTACATGACCCCCGACGAGCAGAAGCGCGTCATCGCCATCGTCGTGGACGAGGTCGCCGGGCGCAAGCCCATCATCGCCGGCACCAGCGCGGCCGGCACGAAGGAGACCATCCTCCTGGCGCGCAACGCGAAGGAAGCCGGCGCCAACGCTTGTCTCGTTGTTACGCCTTTCTTCCTTCACCCGTCCGACAAAGGCATCTACCAGCATTTCTACGACGTGGCGATGGCGGTGGACATCCCCATCATCCTGTACAACATCCCGCAGGTGGTGGACGCTTACCTGCCGCGCAACGTCGTGGAGGACCTGTCGGACATTCCCAGCATCGTGGGAATCAAGGATTCTTCGGGCAACCTGACCTACACCATGGAGATTCTGGAAATGGTGCAGGGGCGCATAGATGTCTTCATCGGCCACGACGAGGTGGTGCTGCCGGCCCTGGCTGGCGGGTGCACCGGCATGATTCTGGCCAGCGCCAACGTGTACCCCGAGGTGTGGCAGAAGGTCTATGCGGCGGTGCAGGAGGGCCGCATAGACGAGGCCCGCGCCCTCCAGCGGAGCGTGCAGAAACTGTCGCGCATCTTCTGTCGCTACGGCGGCGGCCTGGCCGTGAAGCAGGCGCTGAACATGATGGGGATTCCGGTGGGCAAGGCGCGGCGCCCGCTCAAGGTGGGCGGCAGCCTGACCCACGAGGACCGCGCCGAGATTCAACTGGAACTGGAGCGCCTGGGCAAGATCGCCCCCGCGGAAGACCCCTACGCGCCGCCGACGGGGCCTGTCGCCGAACGGTTTGGCGCGTTGGACATCTCCGCTGAGCAGGTGCGGGCAGAATCGCTGCGAGTGGGCACCGGAGCGGCTGGCGCCGAGCCGGAGAACGCGCAGATAGACCTCATCGCCGGGCCGAAGGACGGGATTGTGGGCGAGGTGTTCGCGCTGCAACTCACCTACCCGCGCCACGGCTACGAGGCGCTCACCACCATCCTAGAGCCGAACCTGACCGTGCGGCCGTCCACGCTCATCGTCCCGACGGCGGAACTCAAGAACCTGCGCCAGGCCAACATGATCTACGGCCCCACCCAGGCCGCGGTGGCCCGCGCCATCGTGGATGCCCTAGAAGACGGCACGATTCCCCAGTCGGCCATGGACACGCACGTGATGCTGGTGCAGGCCAGCGTGCACCCCAAAGCCCTGGACCGCCACGCCCTGTACCAGGCGGTGCTCGCGGCGGCGGGCGCTGCCATCCGCCAGGCGTTTGGCGCGAACCGATAAGGAGAGTCCCCTATGTCAAAGAAACCCGAATGGTTCAAAGGAATCTTCCCCGCCCTGGTTACGCCCTTCACCAAGGACGACCGGGTGGATGAGGCCGCCTACCGCGAACTCATCCGTTACGTCCTGCCCCACGTGAACGGGATCGTTCCCTGCGGCACCACGGGCGAGTTCGTGTACATGCTGGAGGACGAGCGCAAGCGGGCCATTGAGATCGCGCTGGACGAGGTCAACGGGCGCGTGCCCGTCGTGGCCGGCACGGCCTACCCGTCCACCCGCGAGACCGTCAAGATGACCGCGTGGGCGAGGGACGCCGGCGTTACCGCCGCCCTTGTCGCCGCGCCCTACTACCTGAAGCCGTCGTTCAACGAGGTGTACGACCACTACGAGGCGCTGAACAAACTGGGCGTGCCGCTCATCCTGTACAACATCCCCCAGTGCGCCGGCACCCACTACCAGTGGTGGACGACGGAGGGCATGGCGTATCTGGACAACGTGGTGGGTATCAAGGATTCCAGCGGCGATATGCCCTACCTGATGGCCGTGTTTGAGAAGGTGCGGGGCAAGATCGGCATCTTCACCGGCCACGATGAGATCGTGCCTGCTGCGCTGGCGATGGGGGCCGATGGCGCGATTCTGGCCAGCGCCAACGTCATCCCCGACGTGTGGCAGACCATCTACAAAGCGGTGCTGTCGGGCGACCTGGCGACGGCCCAGACCCTCATGGCGCGCATCCAGCGGTTCGTGCGCATCCTGGCCCGCCAGGGTCCGACCCAGGCGGTGAAGGAGGCGCTCCAGTTGTTGGGGCTTCCCATCGGCGATTCGCGCCACCCGATGATGAAGGGCGACGCCTTCCGCCGGGAGGACTACGAGGAGGTGCGGGGCGTGCTGGAGGAGTTGGGCAAGATTCCGCCGCGCCCCATGACCTACCATCTGTACGCCGGCGCGCCGGGGGTCCAGGGGCAGTTCCCGAAGCCGCCCGCCGCGCCCTCGGAAGTCCGCGATATGACGCTCCTGGTGGGCGAGGGCTTCGCCGGTCCTCCGTTCTCGGAACTGGCCCACATTGACCTGCTCATCGGGCGCAGGGACGGCCCGGTGGGCAAAGCCATAGAGCGGGCGCTGGCCGAACCGCGCCCCGGCCACGAACTGCGCATCATCTTTGAGCGCCCGCGAACGCTCCTGGTGCCCACCGTAACCGTGAGGACGAAGAAGCAGGCGGAGATGGTGTACGAGCACGCTGCAGGCGGCGTCGTCATGGCGCTGGAGGCGCTGGTCAAAGACGGCACGCTGCCGGCGGCCCTGCTGGACGACATCGTGCTCATCGCCAACGTCTTCGTCCATCCGGGGGCCAGCAACCGGTGGCGGGTGCGCATCAACAACTTTAAGGCGATGAAGGCCGCCACGCGTAAGGCGCTGGAAGGCCGCCCGACGCTGGACGAACTGATCGCGGAAAAGGAGTCGGCGCGGCACCCGTTCCGCTACGCGCCGTAGGGTGTTGCCATGCGTGCCGTCCGTGTGACCGCAATCCAGATGCACATTGCGGCGGGCGACCTGGCCGGCAACCGCCGCCGCATGGCCGAACTGACGCGGCGCGCGCTGGACGAGGGGGCGCGCCTGGTGCTGCTGCCGGAGCTTGCCGCCTGCGGCTACGACTGGCCCCGCCTGGACGCGCTGGCCGAGCCGCTGGACGGCGCAACGACCGAGGCGATGGCGGGCCTGGCCGCCCGCTATCGCGCCTACGTGGCGTGGGGTATGGCGGAGCGCGAAGGTTCTCGCTTCTACAACACCCTGGCGCTGGCCGGCCCCGACGGGAAACTTCTGGCCCGCTACCGCAAGGCGCATCTGATTCCCCTGCTGCGCGAGCCGGACTATTTCACTCCTGGCGATGAGGTCGTCGTTGCGGCGACGGACGTCGGGGTCCTCGGCCTGGCGATTTGCTACGACCTGCGCTTCCCCGGCCTGTTCCAGCGCATGGCGGCGCACGGCGCAGAGGTGTTGCTGGTGGGCGCGCAGTGGCCGCAGGCGCGGGCCGAACACTGGCGCATTCTGACGGTGGCGGCGGCGCTGCAAAGCCTGGCCTTCCTCGTGGGCGCGAATGGGGTGGGCCTTTGCAACGGCGAGGCGCTGGCGGGGCGAACGGTCGTGGCGTCGCCGTGGGGCGAGCGCGTGGCCGAGGCGGGCGTCGCGGAGGAAATCCTGTGCGCCGACGTGGACCTGGACGATGTGGCCAAGGCGCGGCGAAAACTGCCCGTCGGCCAGGGGCAGCGGCCGGAGTTGTACCCGTAGCGCGGGGGTTGTAACCGCGAATAACGCGAATTTGGAATGCTGAAGCCGCGCTTCAGCATTCCAGATTCCGCTGTGAGGCTCGGTTGCATACTCGGATAGGGAACGTGCGACGCACTTCGGAAGTGCATCGCTCGTTGTCTCCCGCCCGTCACTGCGAGCGGAGCGAAGCGATCTTCGGGGTTGTAAACGCGAATAACACGAATCGGCACGAATGGGCATTCCTCATCTGCGTGCCCCCTCTTCCCTGCCAGCGGGGAAAGAGGGGGCTGGGGGGTGATGGGGTAGGCCCGGCGCGAGCACTCGCCCCTTATGATGTTGTCGCGGTCGCCTATGCGCGGTATAATGTTTCCGCACTGTGCCATTGGAGATGAGATGATGGACATAAACCGCATTCGCGCCGACTTTGAGCCGCTTGCCCGCGAGCGCAACGGCAAGCCGCCGATTTACTTTGACAACGGGTGCATGACGCTCCGCCCGCGCCCGGTCATTGACGCCATGTGCGCGTACTACACCCAGTTTCCGGCGTGCGGAGGCGCGGGCCGCAGCCACCACTGGTTCGCCCAGGAAACCAACGAGCGCGTGGAAGCGGCGCGCGAAAGCATCCGCCGCTTTGTCAACGCGGCGCACTCCGACGAAATCCTCTTCACGCGCAACACCACCGAGGGCATCAACCTGGTGGCCCGCACCTTCCCGTTCCAAAAGGGGGACGTTATCCTCACCACGGACAAGGAGCACAACTCCAACCTGGTCCCCTGGCAATACCTGGCGGCCC comes from the Chloroflexota bacterium genome and includes:
- a CDS encoding carbon-nitrogen family hydrolase, whose product is MTAIQMHIAAGDLAGNRRRMAELTRRALDEGARLVLLPELAACGYDWPRLDALAEPLDGATTEAMAGLAARYRAYVAWGMAEREGSRFYNTLALAGPDGKLLARYRKAHLIPLLREPDYFTPGDEVVVAATDVGVLGLAICYDLRFPGLFQRMAAHGAEVLLVGAQWPQARAEHWRILTVAAALQSLAFLVGANGVGLCNGEALAGRTVVASPWGERVAEAGVAEEILCADVDLDDVAKARRKLPVGQGQRPELYP
- the dapA gene encoding 4-hydroxy-tetrahydrodipicolinate synthase, which produces MPAKLPWLRGVFPALVTPFTKDEEVDEAALRALVRHLLPHVDGFVPCGTTGEFPYMTPDEQKRVIAIVVDEVAGRKPIIAGTSAAGTKETILLARNAKEAGANACLVVTPFFLHPSDKGIYQHFYDVAMAVDIPIILYNIPQVVDAYLPRNVVEDLSDIPSIVGIKDSSGNLTYTMEILEMVQGRIDVFIGHDEVVLPALAGGCTGMILASANVYPEVWQKVYAAVQEGRIDEARALQRSVQKLSRIFCRYGGGLAVKQALNMMGIPVGKARRPLKVGGSLTHEDRAEIQLELERLGKIAPAEDPYAPPTGPVAERFGALDISAEQVRAESLRVGTGAAGAEPENAQIDLIAGPKDGIVGEVFALQLTYPRHGYEALTTILEPNLTVRPSTLIVPTAELKNLRQANMIYGPTQAAVARAIVDALEDGTIPQSAMDTHVMLVQASVHPKALDRHALYQAVLAAAGAAIRQAFGANR
- the fae gene encoding formaldehyde-activating enzyme; protein product: MSKKPEWFKGIFPALVTPFTKDDRVDEAAYRELIRYVLPHVNGIVPCGTTGEFVYMLEDERKRAIEIALDEVNGRVPVVAGTAYPSTRETVKMTAWARDAGVTAALVAAPYYLKPSFNEVYDHYEALNKLGVPLILYNIPQCAGTHYQWWTTEGMAYLDNVVGIKDSSGDMPYLMAVFEKVRGKIGIFTGHDEIVPAALAMGADGAILASANVIPDVWQTIYKAVLSGDLATAQTLMARIQRFVRILARQGPTQAVKEALQLLGLPIGDSRHPMMKGDAFRREDYEEVRGVLEELGKIPPRPMTYHLYAGAPGVQGQFPKPPAAPSEVRDMTLLVGEGFAGPPFSELAHIDLLIGRRDGPVGKAIERALAEPRPGHELRIIFERPRTLLVPTVTVRTKKQAEMVYEHAAGGVVMALEALVKDGTLPAALLDDIVLIANVFVHPGASNRWRVRINNFKAMKAATRKALEGRPTLDELIAEKESARHPFRYAP